The genomic region GTCCTCGAGATGAGCCAGCGCTCTCAGCGACTCCGGTCGCTCGGGTCTGCGGCGACCCGACTGCCAGTAGCTCAACGCCGTCACGCTGATCGGTGCGCCCCGCACCCGCAACCGGTGCTGCAGGCGTTCGAGACTGAGTCCCCGCACCTGGATCGCGACCCGCAACGCGTCCGCGAACGGACCCGTCACCAAGAGGTCGGCGAGCTCCTCGCGCGGTGGGTAGATCGCGAGCATCACCCCTCCGTTTCCCGGAGTCAAGCACGAGAGGCTATCGGCAGCAATGACGAAGCGGTACAGCCGATCGGCGGTTTCGCGCCCGTTGTGAACTCGGCAAGTTCAGATCTCGGGCCTATTACGCCGCCGTGGTCCCGATCGGGTTCTGCACACCCCTGCGACGAACAGGACGACGCAATGCGCAAGACAGCAACCCTGATGGGATCGGCGGTCATGATCGCGGCGTTCGCGGCCCCCGCCACCGCGGCGGTCGGTGAGATCCGCACCTCGCCCGGAGAGAACATCGCCGGCAGCTTCATCGTCAAGCTGAAGGACGACCGGGTCACCGCGAGCGCGCAGACCCTCGGCTCGCGCTTCGGCGGGCAGGTCGGCCACGTCTACGACGCGGTGTTCAAGGGCTTCTCGGTCACCATGAGCGACGCCCAGGCCCGCAGACTCGCCGCCGACCCGTCGGTCGAGTACGTGGAACGCGACCAGGTCGTCCGCGTCCAGGCCACCCAGGTGAACCCGCCGTCGTGGGGCCTCGACCGGATCGACCAGCGCAACCTGCCGCTCGACCAGCGCTACACCTACAACAGCACCGGCCAGGGCGTGAACGCCTACATCGTCGACACCGGTGTCCGCATCACCCACCGCGACTTCGCCGGCCGGGCCCGCAACGGCTACGACTTCGTGGACAACGACGCCGTCGCGCAGGACGGCAACGGGCACGGCACACACGTTGCCGGCACCGTGGCGGGCACGCTGCACGGTGTCGCGAAGCAGGCGACCATCCACGCGGTCCGCGTGCTCAACAACTCCGGCTCCGGCACGATCTCCGGGGTCGTCGCGGGCGTGAACTGGGTGGCCACCAACCACGTCAAGCCCGCGTGGCGAACATGTCGCTCGGCGGCGGTGCCAACACCTCGCTCGACAACGCCGTGCAGGGCGCGATCACGCGCGGTGTGTCGTTCGCGGTCGCGGCCGGCAACTCCAACACCAACGCGGCCAACACCTCGCCCGCGCGCGTCGCGGCGGCACTGACGGTGGGGTCGACCGACCGCACCGACGCCCGGTCGTCGTTCTCCAACTACGGCCCGGTGGTCGACGTCTTCGCACCCGGCGGCGGCATCACCTCGGCGTGGCACACCAGTGACACCGCCACGAACACGATCTCCGGCACCTCGATGGCGGCGCCGCACGTCGCCGGTGTGGTGGCGCGGTACCTGCAGGGCAACTTCAACGTGACACCCGCGCAGGTGGCGACCGCGATCACCTCCAACGCCACCGACGGGAAGGTGACCAACCCCGGCGCGAACACGACGACCAGGCTCCTGCACTGGCCACCGACCAGCTGAGCGCCGGCCTGAGATGTGCGGCCCCGGCTCTGCCCAGAGCCGGGGCCGTTCCCTGCAGAGGAAAGGAAGTCTGCCTGTGAGAGCCCTGCTGGCAGTCGCCGCCCTGGCGGCAGCGGTCGTGGTCGCCCCGGCGTCCGCGGCCACCTCGTCCTACATCGTCGTGCTGAAGGACGGCGCCGTGGCGTCGTCCGCGGGCACGGTGGAACATCGGTACACCAGTGTCTTCAACGGCTACAGCGCGCGGCTGACCGCACGGCAGCTGCGCACCGTCCAGGCCGACCCGAACGTGTCCTATGTGGAGCGGGACGGGATCGTGCACGCCAGCGGCACGCAGCTCAACCCGCCGTGGGGACTCGACCGCATCGACCAGCGGGCCCTGCCGCTGGACCAGCGCTACGAGTACACCAGCACCGGCGCCGGCGTGAACATCTACGTCATCGACACCGGTCTGCGCGTGACGCACACCGATTTCGGCGGACGTGCGCGCAACGGGTGGGACACCGTCGACAACGACGCGGTCGCCCAGGACGACAACGGCCACGGGACGCACGTCGCCGGCATCGCCGCGGGCACCAAGCACGGCGTGGCGAAGCGCGCGACCGTGTGGGGCGTGCGGGTGCTGAACGGTTCGGGCTCCGGCACGATCTCCGGCGTGATCGCGGGCGTGGACTGGGTGGCGCGCAACGCCGTCAAGCCCGCGGTGGCGAACATGTCGTTGGGCGGAGGCGCGTCCACGGCACTGGACGACGCCGTGCGCCGCGCGATCGCCGCCGGTGTCTCGTTCACGGTCGCGGCGGGCGGCAGCAACACCGACCCCGCGAACTCCTCACCACAGCGTGTTTCCCAGGCGATCTGCGTGGGCGCGTCGACGCAGGCCGACACCAAGTCCTCGTCGTCGAACCACGGCCCGCTGGTGGACATCTGGGCGCCGGGTGTGGGCATTCCGTCCGCGTGGAACACCGGTGACACGGCGACCGCCACGCTGTCGGGCTCCTCGATGGCCGCTCCGCACGCGGCCGGTGTCGCGGCTCGGTACCTGCAGTTCAACAACGCGGCCACGCCCGCGCAGGTCGAGCACGCGCTGGTTACCACGGGCACTCCGGGAACACCACCCGTCACTCGTCTCCTCCACTGGCCGCCGTCGCTGTGAAAGTGAATTGTTCGGCAATGCAAGGCCGTCTTAATCTTTAGGACACCCTTGGCAGGAACCGGATCTCTCCCTAGCGTCGAAAGTGCTTCGTTCCCCTGCAAAGAACGGAATGCACACCATGACGCGAAAGATCCGGTTCCTGGCCGGTGCCGGTGTGGCGACGCTCGCCATGTCGGTTCTGATGGTCCCGTCGGCCTCCGCCGCCGAAGGCCAGGTCCTCGAGGCCGACGCCGCCGAGAAGGTCTCCGGCAGCTTCATCGTGAAGCTGAAGGAGGGCAAGGCCTCCGCCCAGTCGCTCGCTTCCCGCTTCGGCGCGAAGGTCGAGCGCAACTACGCCACCTTCGGCGGCTTCAACGTGAAGCTCTCGGAGAAGCAGGCGCGCATCCTCGCCGCCGACCCGTCGGTCGAGTACGTCGAGCAGGACCAGGTGTTCCACGTCCAGGCGACGCAGACGAACCCGCCGTCGTGGGGGCTCGACCGCATCGACCAGCGCAACCTGCCGCTCAACAGCTCCTACAGCTACACCTCGACCGGCTCCGGCGTCAGCGCCTACGTCGTCGACACCGGTGTGCGCATCAGCCACAGCACGTTCGGCGGCCGCGCTGTCAACGGCTACGACGCCGTGGACAACGACAACGTCGCGCAGGACGGCCACGGCCACGGCACGCACGTCGCCGGCACCATCGCGGGCTCGCAGTACGGCGTGGCCAAGGCCGCGCGCG from Lentzea guizhouensis harbors:
- a CDS encoding S8 family peptidase, which encodes MHTMTRKIRFLAGAGVATLAMSVLMVPSASAAEGQVLEADAAEKVSGSFIVKLKEGKASAQSLASRFGAKVERNYATFGGFNVKLSEKQARILAADPSVEYVEQDQVFHVQATQTNPPSWGLDRIDQRNLPLNSSYSYTSTGSGVSAYVVDTGVRISHSTFGGRAVNGYDAVDNDNVAQDGHGHGTHVAGTIAGSQYGVAKAARVVAVRVLNNSGSGTTAQVVAGIDWVGNNAVKPAVANLSLGGGVSTAIDNATRSAIAKGVTFAVAAGNSNANASGFSPARVAEAITVGATDRNDARASYSNFGAVLDIFAPGSSITSSWSTSDTATSTISGTSMATPHVAGAAARYLSTNRAATPAQVASYLVAQSTPSKVTNPGSGSPNRLLYLAPTA
- a CDS encoding S8 family peptidase, with translation MCGPGSAQSRGRSLQRKGSLPVRALLAVAALAAAVVVAPASAATSSYIVVLKDGAVASSAGTVEHRYTSVFNGYSARLTARQLRTVQADPNVSYVERDGIVHASGTQLNPPWGLDRIDQRALPLDQRYEYTSTGAGVNIYVIDTGLRVTHTDFGGRARNGWDTVDNDAVAQDDNGHGTHVAGIAAGTKHGVAKRATVWGVRVLNGSGSGTISGVIAGVDWVARNAVKPAVANMSLGGGASTALDDAVRRAIAAGVSFTVAAGGSNTDPANSSPQRVSQAICVGASTQADTKSSSSNHGPLVDIWAPGVGIPSAWNTGDTATATLSGSSMAAPHAAGVAARYLQFNNAATPAQVEHALVTTGTPGTPPVTRLLHWPPSL
- a CDS encoding S8 family serine peptidase, whose product is MSLGGGANTSLDNAVQGAITRGVSFAVAAGNSNTNAANTSPARVAAALTVGSTDRTDARSSFSNYGPVVDVFAPGGGITSAWHTSDTATNTISGTSMAAPHVAGVVARYLQGNFNVTPAQVATAITSNATDGKVTNPGANTTTRLLHWPPTS